One window of the Anaerolineae bacterium genome contains the following:
- the mfd gene encoding transcription-repair coupling factor, with translation MKLSGLLELLRERPAYQALLDALQSDIPGWRGRTRPLQILKSARPYLVAALAQHLRRPILVVTGRPQRAVQLHIHLRQWLPASEVHLFSAADPLPYEKVPWGGETIFQRLSALSALAPYFASTPAQAGGEEPPIVVTSARALLSLTIPRREFILGLRVLRQGQQVNLVKLLESLVSMGYQPAQLVEEPGTFSRRGGIIDFFPPTERWPVRMELFGDEIDSLRQFDPSTQRSMQSIPAVTLVPANEALPKFGPQAAERLEHLALETCQAVAAVDFRRDIERLAAGETFKGIEFYLPYLYSQPGRLLDYLPDAGLLIVEDMAELDEAAREFMKQAEDNRQTVQRTGDLPPDFAATHWDWEQEKERVAARADLDLGYGLEAEEESLPPLAELFAPAPHYGGRLKQIVSESDEMARAGERVVIVSRQARRLAELFLEAGRPIAEVEEITQPPTPGTITLLRGVLSEGWMLDHVWPAESDAPAGPATVLLTDTELFGWSKPESRQRRRARGLSPEAFFSDVSPGDYVVHVEHGIGIYRGLVRMTVDGIEREYLQVDYAAGDRLFVPVHQADRLARYVGPGEGAPPLSRLGTGEWEQTKARAQKAVRDLARELLELYAARATAQGHAFQPDTPWQAEMEEAFPYTETPDQLMAVEEVKADMERPLPMDRLICGDVGYGKTEVALRSAFKAVMDGKQVAVLVPTTVLAQQHYKRFQERLAAFPVIVEMLSRFRSRQEQERILQELAAGKIDIIIGTHRLLQKDVRFKDLGLVIIDEEQRFGVAHKERLKQLRKEVDVLTLTATPIPRTLHMSLVGLRDMSTIDTPPEDRLPIKTILAPYDDNLVRQAILRELERGGQVYFVHNRVQGIEIIARKLQKLVPEATFAIAHGQMPEKELAQVMWDFANGEYDVLVCTTIIESGIDIPNVNTIIINRADTFGLAQLYQLRGRVGRGAVRAYAYLLYDKHHPLSPVARRRLEAIAEATELGAGFRIALEDLEIRGAGEILGARQHGHIAAIGLDMYSRLLSQAIQELREGGAPDEEEPKKKPGAGWRRPQLPKTIGADQPLVLIDLPLVAYIPESYIPEEPLRLQMYRRLAELSTHAEIDELAAELRDRFGPLPVEVENLFFQLHVRADALQLGIEAIVRENNSLVIRCIGLELIDRDALQQKLGSAVKVARRHIAIPLDEQGIWREVLTKVLSELAVAA, from the coding sequence TTGAAGCTCAGCGGGTTACTGGAACTTCTGCGCGAGCGGCCGGCCTACCAGGCCCTGCTCGACGCCTTACAATCGGATATCCCGGGCTGGCGCGGACGGACGCGTCCCCTGCAGATTCTCAAGAGCGCTCGTCCGTACCTGGTTGCCGCCCTGGCACAGCATCTGCGGCGTCCCATCCTGGTGGTGACGGGCCGGCCCCAACGCGCCGTGCAGTTGCATATCCATCTGCGGCAGTGGCTGCCGGCCTCCGAGGTGCATCTCTTCAGCGCCGCCGACCCCCTGCCGTATGAGAAGGTTCCCTGGGGCGGAGAGACCATCTTCCAGCGCCTGAGCGCCCTCTCTGCCCTGGCGCCTTATTTTGCCAGCACGCCGGCCCAGGCCGGCGGTGAGGAACCTCCCATCGTCGTCACCTCGGCGCGCGCCCTGCTCAGCCTGACCATCCCCCGCCGCGAGTTCATCCTGGGCCTGCGCGTCCTGCGGCAGGGCCAGCAGGTCAACCTGGTCAAACTGCTGGAGAGCCTGGTCTCCATGGGCTATCAGCCGGCGCAGTTGGTGGAGGAGCCGGGCACTTTCAGCCGGCGCGGCGGTATCATTGACTTCTTCCCGCCCACCGAGCGGTGGCCGGTGCGCATGGAGCTGTTCGGCGACGAGATCGATTCCCTGCGTCAGTTCGACCCATCCACCCAGCGCTCCATGCAGTCCATTCCCGCGGTGACGCTGGTGCCGGCCAATGAGGCCCTGCCCAAATTCGGGCCGCAGGCCGCCGAACGGCTGGAACACCTCGCGCTGGAAACCTGCCAGGCGGTAGCCGCTGTGGACTTCCGCCGCGATATCGAGCGGCTGGCCGCCGGCGAGACCTTTAAGGGCATCGAATTTTATCTGCCCTACCTGTACTCCCAACCGGGGCGTCTGCTGGATTATCTGCCGGACGCCGGCCTGCTCATCGTCGAGGATATGGCCGAGCTGGACGAGGCCGCCCGGGAATTCATGAAGCAGGCCGAGGACAACCGCCAGACCGTTCAGCGCACCGGCGACCTGCCGCCCGACTTCGCCGCCACCCATTGGGATTGGGAGCAGGAGAAGGAACGCGTCGCGGCCCGGGCAGACCTGGACCTGGGCTACGGCCTGGAGGCAGAGGAGGAATCCCTGCCCCCGCTGGCCGAGCTGTTCGCGCCGGCGCCCCACTACGGCGGCCGGCTCAAGCAGATCGTGAGCGAGAGCGATGAGATGGCGCGCGCCGGCGAGCGCGTGGTCATCGTCAGCCGGCAGGCGCGCCGGCTGGCGGAGCTGTTCCTGGAGGCCGGCCGGCCCATCGCTGAGGTGGAGGAAATTACCCAGCCCCCCACCCCCGGTACCATCACCCTCCTGCGCGGGGTGCTGTCCGAGGGGTGGATGCTGGACCATGTCTGGCCGGCGGAATCGGACGCGCCCGCCGGCCCAGCCACGGTACTGCTGACCGATACCGAGCTGTTCGGCTGGTCCAAGCCGGAGAGCCGCCAGCGCCGGCGCGCCCGCGGCCTCTCCCCGGAAGCCTTCTTCTCCGACGTCTCCCCGGGCGACTATGTGGTGCACGTGGAGCACGGCATCGGCATTTACCGCGGCCTGGTGCGGATGACGGTGGACGGCATCGAGCGGGAATACCTGCAGGTGGATTATGCCGCCGGCGACCGCCTCTTTGTGCCTGTGCATCAGGCCGACCGCCTGGCGCGCTACGTCGGCCCGGGCGAGGGCGCTCCACCGCTCAGCCGGCTGGGCACCGGCGAATGGGAACAGACCAAAGCCCGTGCCCAGAAAGCAGTGCGGGACCTGGCGCGCGAACTGCTGGAGCTGTACGCCGCGCGCGCCACTGCCCAGGGACATGCCTTCCAGCCGGATACCCCCTGGCAGGCGGAGATGGAAGAGGCTTTCCCTTATACCGAGACGCCGGACCAGTTGATGGCCGTTGAGGAAGTGAAGGCTGACATGGAACGGCCCCTGCCCATGGACCGCCTCATCTGCGGCGATGTGGGCTACGGCAAGACCGAGGTCGCCCTGCGCTCCGCCTTCAAGGCGGTGATGGACGGCAAGCAGGTGGCGGTGCTGGTGCCGACCACCGTGTTGGCCCAACAGCATTACAAGCGCTTTCAGGAGCGGCTGGCGGCCTTCCCGGTCATTGTCGAGATGCTGTCGCGCTTTCGGTCCAGGCAGGAGCAGGAGCGCATCCTGCAGGAGCTGGCCGCCGGCAAAATCGACATCATCATCGGCACTCACCGCCTGCTCCAAAAAGATGTGAGATTCAAAGACCTGGGCCTGGTCATCATTGACGAGGAACAGCGCTTCGGCGTGGCCCATAAGGAGCGCCTCAAACAACTGCGCAAGGAAGTGGATGTGCTGACGCTCACTGCTACGCCCATCCCGCGCACCCTGCACATGTCGCTGGTCGGCCTGCGCGATATGAGCACCATTGACACGCCGCCCGAGGACCGTCTGCCCATCAAGACGATCCTGGCCCCGTACGACGATAACCTGGTGCGGCAGGCCATCCTGCGGGAGCTGGAGCGGGGCGGCCAGGTGTACTTCGTGCACAACCGCGTGCAGGGCATCGAGATCATCGCCCGCAAGCTCCAGAAGCTGGTGCCGGAGGCCACCTTCGCCATCGCCCATGGGCAGATGCCGGAGAAAGAGCTGGCCCAGGTGATGTGGGATTTTGCCAACGGGGAATATGATGTGCTGGTGTGCACCACCATCATCGAGAGCGGCATTGATATCCCCAACGTGAACACCATCATCATCAACCGGGCGGACACCTTCGGCCTGGCCCAGTTGTATCAACTGCGCGGGCGCGTGGGGCGCGGCGCCGTGCGCGCCTATGCCTACCTGCTGTACGACAAGCATCATCCGCTCAGCCCGGTGGCGCGCCGCCGGCTGGAAGCCATCGCCGAGGCGACCGAGCTGGGCGCCGGCTTTCGCATCGCCCTGGAGGACCTGGAGATTCGCGGCGCCGGCGAGATACTGGGCGCCCGCCAGCACGGCCACATCGCCGCCATCGGCCTGGACATGTATTCCCGGCTCCTCTCGCAGGCCATTCAGGAACTGCGTGAGGGCGGCGCCCCGGATGAGGAGGAGCCAAAGAAGAAGCCGGGCGCCGGCTGGCGCCGACCCCAGCTTCCCAAGACCATCGGTGCCGATCAACCGCTGGTGTTAATCGATCTGCCGCTGGTGGCATATATTCCAGAGAGTTATATCCCCGAGGAGCCCCTGCGCCTGCAGATGTACCGCCGGCTGGCGGAGCTGAGCACCCATGCGGAGATTGATGAACTGGCCGCGGAACTGCGGGACCGCTTCGGCCCTTTGCCGGTGGAGGTGGAAAACCTCTTCTTCCAGCTCCATGTGCGAGCCGATGCCCTGCAGTTAGGCATCGAGGCTATCGTTCGCGAGAACAACAGCCTGGTGATCCGCTGTATCGGCCTGGAGCTGATCGACCGGGATGCGCTCCAGCAGAAGTTGGGCAGTGCCGTCAAGGTGGCACGCCGGCATATCGCCATTCCACTGGACGAACAGGGCATCTGGCGCGAGGTGCTGACCAAGGTGCTGAGCGAACTGGCGGTGGCCGCCTGA